In Deinococcus psychrotolerans, a genomic segment contains:
- a CDS encoding glycerophosphodiester phosphodiesterase, translated as MTSPLLLGHRGAPRLHPENSLAGFQAALDAGLDGVETDIRRLGDGGLVICHDAQLKDGRKLSALSRADLPAYMPLLPEVLAWAAETGAYLNLEIKPEVGKGDGRTEETLDLVRAYGLTSQVLVSSFSPLQLLAAQQHAPQIERGFLYHRTYHIGCDLVPEVARRLEVAALHPHFRLITPELMEMAAREGWRVNTWTINEAAQGRELLALGVAGLIGDVPEELLSARAGV; from the coding sequence ATGACTTCTCCCCTGCTGCTCGGCCACCGAGGCGCACCCCGCCTGCACCCCGAAAACTCGCTCGCCGGATTTCAAGCCGCTCTCGACGCGGGCCTGGACGGCGTGGAAACTGACATTCGGCGGCTGGGCGACGGCGGTTTGGTGATTTGCCATGACGCCCAGCTCAAAGACGGGCGCAAACTCAGTGCCCTCAGCCGCGCTGATCTGCCCGCTTACATGCCGCTGCTGCCGGAGGTGCTGGCGTGGGCGGCAGAGACCGGCGCGTACCTCAATTTGGAAATCAAGCCGGAAGTGGGCAAGGGGGACGGGCGCACCGAGGAAACGTTGGATTTGGTGCGGGCCTACGGCCTGACAAGTCAGGTGCTTGTCAGTTCGTTCAGCCCGCTGCAACTGCTGGCCGCCCAGCAGCACGCGCCGCAAATCGAGCGCGGCTTTTTGTACCACCGGACGTACCATATCGGCTGTGATTTGGTGCCGGAAGTGGCGCGGCGCTTGGAAGTGGCGGCCCTCCACCCGCACTTCAGACTCATCACGCCGGAGCTGATGGAAATGGCAGCTCGGGAAGGCTGGCGGGTCAACACCTGGACGATCAATGAGGCGGCGCAGGGACGTGAGCTGCTGGCTCTGGGCGTCGCGGGCCTGATCGGTGACGTGCCGGAGGAGTTGCTGAGCGCCAGAGCGGGCGTATGA
- the rpoD gene encoding RNA polymerase sigma factor RpoD, giving the protein MAEQPTARRKKIQPPAAPVEQASEPAKAPAKTAPKSRVKKPTALELSERAESADAKSAVTQSTAAAVKADTTKAETAKAAPAAKAATKKAPAKKASTKKADAAQPDSASKGKAAGKSGEAADKPSKKASKSASAAQEKPYYQHASIQELLKTGKVAGTLTAEEIATALTTALEAGGLDPETADAFEDLQLYIQSQHIEIQDLDEDEEEEDAEGEEKEKEEADDEEKYFDDMPRAVSNDPVRQYLHEIGRVPLLTLEEEIALARRIEEGEEARKSHEEEPELEERAQRRLKRQMEDGAAARQGLIEANLRLVVSIAKKYTGRGLGFLDLIQEGNQGLIRAVEKFEYRRRYKFSTYATWWIRQAINRAIADQARTIRIPVHMVETINKLTRTARQLQQELSREPTYEEIAEAMGPGWDAPKVEEVQKVSQEPVSLETPIGDEKDSFYGDFIPDENLDSPVENAAKTLLSEELEKALGKLTEREAMVLKFRKGLVDGREHTLEEVGQRFNVTRERIRQIENKALRKLKYHESRTRKLRDFLD; this is encoded by the coding sequence ATGGCTGAACAACCCACTGCCCGCCGCAAAAAGATTCAACCGCCCGCCGCACCCGTTGAGCAGGCTTCCGAACCGGCCAAAGCGCCCGCCAAAACTGCGCCCAAATCGCGGGTCAAAAAACCCACGGCGCTGGAGCTCAGCGAGCGAGCCGAATCTGCTGACGCAAAATCTGCCGTCACTCAAAGCACTGCCGCCGCTGTCAAAGCCGACACCACCAAAGCGGAGACGGCCAAAGCCGCGCCCGCCGCAAAGGCCGCGACCAAAAAAGCGCCTGCCAAAAAGGCCAGCACCAAGAAAGCCGACGCCGCGCAGCCGGATTCGGCTAGCAAAGGCAAAGCTGCTGGCAAATCGGGTGAAGCCGCCGACAAGCCGAGCAAGAAAGCCAGCAAATCGGCCAGCGCTGCCCAAGAAAAGCCGTATTACCAGCACGCCAGCATTCAGGAGTTGCTCAAAACCGGCAAAGTGGCGGGCACGCTGACGGCGGAAGAAATTGCCACCGCCCTGACCACCGCTCTGGAAGCGGGCGGCCTCGACCCCGAAACCGCCGACGCCTTTGAAGATTTGCAGCTCTACATCCAGAGCCAACACATCGAAATTCAAGACCTCGACGAAGACGAGGAAGAAGAAGACGCCGAGGGCGAGGAAAAGGAAAAAGAGGAAGCTGACGACGAAGAGAAATACTTCGACGACATGCCCCGCGCCGTCAGCAATGACCCGGTACGCCAGTACCTGCACGAAATTGGCCGGGTTCCGCTGCTGACCTTGGAAGAAGAAATTGCGCTGGCCCGCCGCATCGAAGAAGGGGAGGAAGCCCGCAAATCGCACGAGGAAGAGCCGGAACTCGAAGAACGTGCCCAGCGCCGCCTCAAGCGCCAGATGGAAGACGGCGCGGCGGCCCGCCAGGGCTTGATCGAAGCCAACTTGCGCCTGGTGGTCAGCATCGCCAAGAAGTACACCGGGCGCGGTCTGGGTTTCCTCGATTTGATTCAGGAAGGCAACCAGGGCCTGATCCGGGCGGTGGAGAAGTTCGAGTACCGCCGCCGCTACAAGTTCTCTACCTACGCGACGTGGTGGATTCGGCAGGCCATCAACAGGGCCATCGCCGACCAGGCCCGCACCATCCGCATTCCGGTGCACATGGTCGAAACCATCAACAAGCTGACCCGCACGGCCAGGCAGCTTCAGCAAGAACTCAGCCGCGAACCCACTTACGAAGAAATCGCCGAGGCGATGGGGCCGGGCTGGGACGCGCCCAAAGTCGAAGAAGTCCAGAAGGTCTCTCAAGAACCAGTGTCACTGGAAACGCCGATTGGCGACGAGAAAGACAGCTTTTACGGCGACTTCATTCCCGACGAAAACCTGGACAGCCCAGTCGAGAACGCCGCCAAGACCCTGCTTTCCGAGGAACTCGAAAAAGCGCTGGGCAAACTGACCGAGCGCGAGGCGATGGTGCTCAAATTCCGCAAGGGCCTGGTGGACGGGCGCGAGCATACGCTCGAAGAAGTCGGCCAGCGCTTTAACGTCACCCGTGAACGCATTCGCCAGATTGAAAACAAGGCGCTGCGTAAGCTCAAGTACCACGAGAGTCGCACCCGCAAGCTGCGCGACTTTTTGGACTGA
- a CDS encoding ABC transporter substrate-binding protein encodes MKRIMLMLALGGTAFQMAAAQTTVEFWHSFGDAKRADWIKARADEYNKAHPSVTVVPSYKGGYNDSLQATILAARQNKAPALVQIFEVGSQLALDSGVFQPVSSVKNVDFSDYIKPVINYYTINGKVNSLPFNSSSPVLYFNKDMLTKAGLNPAAPPTTFGGILKACDKLKVALPDTKCMSLALYGWFVEQWMSEQNADLFNNGNGRTARATATTLNGPAGKKIFQFFKDLQDKGYITNTGKLADTDGTNAIFSNQRAAFTINSTADLGNQIASAKTAGFKIGVGVLPIPDGTKRNGVVIGGASLWISKSITKPQADAALDFALYMTNTKNMADWHKLTGYYPVRNSSITSLRSQGWFSGSPLQITAFNQLLATKNNTASAGGLNGVAIQTRTIMEQGLQKVLGGQSVDATLADTANQINAALTDYNKNFK; translated from the coding sequence ATGAAACGAATCATGTTGATGCTGGCCCTCGGCGGCACCGCTTTTCAAATGGCGGCGGCCCAAACGACCGTCGAATTTTGGCACTCTTTCGGCGACGCCAAGCGGGCAGACTGGATCAAAGCCCGCGCTGACGAATACAACAAAGCCCACCCCAGCGTGACGGTGGTGCCCAGCTACAAAGGAGGCTACAACGACTCCTTGCAGGCCACCATTTTGGCCGCCCGCCAGAACAAAGCCCCGGCCCTGGTACAAATCTTTGAAGTCGGCAGCCAGTTGGCCCTCGACTCCGGGGTGTTTCAGCCGGTCAGCTCCGTTAAAAATGTGGATTTCAGCGATTACATCAAACCCGTCATCAATTACTACACCATCAACGGCAAGGTCAACAGCTTGCCGTTTAACAGCTCGTCTCCAGTGCTGTATTTCAACAAAGACATGCTGACCAAAGCGGGCCTCAATCCTGCCGCGCCGCCCACCACCTTCGGCGGAATCCTTAAGGCCTGCGACAAGCTCAAAGTGGCGCTGCCCGACACCAAGTGCATGAGCTTAGCGCTTTACGGCTGGTTTGTGGAGCAGTGGATGTCCGAGCAAAACGCCGACTTGTTCAACAACGGCAACGGACGCACCGCCCGCGCCACCGCCACCACCCTCAACGGCCCGGCAGGCAAAAAGATTTTCCAATTCTTTAAAGACCTTCAGGACAAGGGCTATATCACCAACACCGGCAAGCTGGCCGACACCGACGGCACCAACGCCATTTTCAGCAACCAGCGGGCCGCCTTTACCATCAACAGCACGGCGGACTTGGGCAATCAGATCGCCTCGGCCAAGACGGCAGGCTTCAAAATCGGCGTCGGCGTGCTGCCCATTCCCGACGGCACCAAGCGCAACGGCGTGGTCATCGGCGGCGCTTCACTGTGGATTTCCAAGAGCATCACCAAGCCCCAGGCCGATGCGGCGCTCGACTTTGCCCTCTACATGACCAACACCAAAAACATGGCCGACTGGCACAAGCTGACCGGCTACTACCCGGTGCGCAACAGCAGCATCACTTCGCTGCGCAGCCAGGGCTGGTTTAGCGGCTCGCCGCTGCAAATCACCGCCTTTAATCAGTTGCTGGCCACCAAGAACAACACCGCCAGCGCGGGCGGCCTCAACGGCGTGGCGATCCAGACCCGCACCATCATGGAGCAGGGCCTCCAGAAAGTCCTGGGTGGACAGAGCGTCGATGCTACGCTGGCCGACACCGCCAACCAGATCAACGCCGCCCTGACCGACTACAACAAAAACTTCAAATAA